A single genomic interval of Chitinophaga sp. 180180018-3 harbors:
- a CDS encoding RidA family protein produces MEKRTIDPWAWGANTNSVQAVEVKNVEGTLYCSGQAAIDANGVPGSADMRTQLIQTIRNVEQLISESGYECKNIVRLNVYTTSTQEFFTGCMDVYVPFLQKYGIKQATSLLEVKGLFAGLTVELEATVVK; encoded by the coding sequence ATGGAAAAAAGAACAATTGATCCCTGGGCATGGGGCGCCAACACGAATTCTGTACAGGCGGTAGAAGTAAAAAATGTTGAAGGAACGCTTTATTGTTCCGGACAGGCGGCCATAGATGCCAATGGCGTGCCGGGTAGTGCGGATATGCGTACCCAGCTTATTCAGACTATCCGGAATGTGGAACAGCTGATTAGTGAGTCGGGGTATGAGTGTAAGAATATTGTGAGATTGAATGTGTATACGACTTCAACGCAGGAATTTTTCACGGGTTGCATGGATGTGTATGTGCCTTTTCTGCAGAAGTATGGGATTAAGCAGGCGACCAGTTTGCTGGAGGTGAAGGGGTTATTTGCGGG
- a CDS encoding YafY family protein, with the protein MSDNDTKRLSRLTAILTQLQTKRLLTATGLADRFSVSVRTIYRDIKALEQAGVPIITEDGKGYTLMEGYRVPPVMFTEKQANALILAEQLVQKSKDASFIKDYSEAIEKIKAVLKHSQKDKVNLLTERTRFEQNINRERNSNNLSDLQFALTNFNLVNIDYTNENNRTTSRQIEPFALLSTQENWLLIAWCRLRREFRYFRLDRIKKLQLLSEKFEPHEMTLQEYFEKYH; encoded by the coding sequence ATGAGCGATAATGATACCAAACGGCTGTCGCGGCTCACAGCCATCCTGACCCAATTGCAGACGAAACGGCTGTTGACCGCAACAGGCCTGGCAGACAGATTTTCGGTGAGTGTACGCACTATTTACCGGGATATCAAAGCACTGGAACAGGCAGGAGTACCCATTATCACTGAAGACGGAAAAGGCTATACGCTGATGGAGGGTTATCGCGTACCGCCGGTCATGTTTACGGAAAAGCAAGCCAATGCTTTAATTCTCGCAGAACAACTGGTGCAGAAAAGCAAGGATGCTTCTTTTATTAAAGACTATTCGGAAGCTATTGAAAAGATAAAGGCAGTGTTAAAGCATAGTCAGAAAGATAAAGTGAATTTACTTACTGAACGAACCCGGTTCGAGCAAAACATCAACCGGGAACGGAATAGCAATAACCTGTCTGATTTACAGTTTGCCCTTACCAATTTCAACCTGGTTAACATCGACTATACCAACGAAAACAACCGTACGACAAGCCGGCAAATAGAGCCTTTTGCCTTATTAAGCACACAGGAAAACTGGCTTTTAATAGCCTGGTGCAGATTACGCCGTGAGTTCAGGTATTTCCGGCTAGACAGAATAAAAAAGCTGCAACTACTATCGGAGAAATTTGAACCACATGAAATGACGTTGCAGGAATATTTTGAAAAATACCACTGA